One genomic region from Accipiter gentilis chromosome Z, bAccGen1.1, whole genome shotgun sequence encodes:
- the LOC126035748 gene encoding potassium channel subfamily K member 6-like, translating to MGRGAVLLVVAYAGLLLLGALGLWALEGTPGTPRIPGTPNASEWDLATAFLFVTTLLTTVGYGSVAPLSATGKAFCMVYAVVGVPITMLTLTAAVRRLTVPLVHRPRLYLQARWGYSRRGAAHIHFIFLVGVTSGVLVLLPAAGFYILEGTWTYLDAVYFCIISLCTIGLGDLVPAEQPGQPLRQLYQVAVAAYLLLGLTGVLLLAQTFHRLAELHGITGVAGGISAPDEAAELLEGTRDEEKPAGGGRGGGGSING from the exons ATGGGGCGCGGCGCGGTGCTGTTGGTGGTCGCCTACGCTGGGCTGCTgttgctgggagcactggggctgTGGGCGCTGGAagggacccccgggaccccccggaTTCCCGGGACCCCCAACGCCTCCGAGTGGGACCTCGCCACGGCCTTCCTCTTCGTCACCACCCTCCTCACCACCGTGG GCTATGGCTCGGTGGCCCCCCTCTCGGCAACTGGCAAAGCCTTCTGCATGGTCTATGCCGTGGTGGGCGTCCCCATCACCATGTTGACGTTGACAGCAGCAGTCCGACGGTTGACAGTGCCCTTGGTCCACCGTCCCCGGTTGTACCTACAGGCGCGATGGGGCTACAGCCGGCGTGGGGCCGCCCATATCCACTTCATCTTCTTGGTGGGCGTCACCTCAGGGGTCTTGGTGCTTCTCCCCGCCGCCGGGTTCTACATCCTTGAAGGTACTTGGACCTACTTGGACGCCGTCTACTTCTGTATCATCTCTCTTTGTACCATTGGGTTGGGGGATCTCGTGCCGGCTGAGCAACCGGGTCAACCGTTGAGGCAACTCTACCAAGTAGCCGTAGCCG CGTATCTGCTGCTGGGGTTGACGGGCGTCCTGCTGTTGGCGCAGACCTTCCATCGGTTGGCCGAGCTCCATGGCATCACCGGCGTTGCTGGCGGCATCTCGGCACCGGATGAAGCCGCCGAGTTGTTAGAGGGGACAAGGGATGAGGAGAAACCAGCTGGGGGGGGCCGAGGTGGGGGGGGATCCATCAATGGGTAG